The following are from one region of the Thiocapsa rosea genome:
- a CDS encoding YdcF family protein codes for MLYLDKLLSQLAYPLGLSIVLAVLALALLIAGWRRSGLLALTVGILWLGFWSIPIVSDGLRLSLEGRFAHEPIGALPAADAVVVLGGGIRGGPPDWPDPDLGRASDRVWHAARIHHAGKAARVIVSGGSMPWVGQRLSEADAMLRFLADLGVPSDAILLEGRSRNTRENALYTAEILSAEGIASVLLVTSALHMPRALATFRAVGIDAVPAPTDFEVMPEPAHLIRWLPDAEALSDSTRALKEYVGWWVYRWRGWAES; via the coding sequence ATGCTTTACCTCGATAAGCTGCTCAGTCAACTCGCCTATCCGCTCGGACTCTCCATTGTCCTGGCGGTACTGGCGCTTGCGCTCCTGATTGCGGGCTGGCGTCGATCCGGACTCCTGGCCTTGACGGTCGGGATCCTTTGGCTCGGTTTCTGGTCGATACCGATCGTCTCGGACGGGTTGCGCCTGTCTCTGGAAGGTCGGTTCGCGCATGAGCCGATCGGCGCCTTGCCGGCGGCGGATGCCGTCGTCGTCCTCGGCGGTGGCATCCGTGGAGGCCCGCCCGATTGGCCGGATCCGGATCTCGGGCGGGCCTCGGACCGGGTGTGGCACGCGGCGCGGATCCATCATGCGGGGAAGGCTGCGCGCGTCATCGTTTCGGGCGGCTCCATGCCCTGGGTCGGCCAACGCCTCAGCGAGGCCGACGCGATGTTGCGCTTCCTGGCCGATCTGGGCGTTCCGAGCGATGCGATCCTGCTGGAGGGGCGCAGCCGAAACACCCGCGAGAACGCGCTCTATACCGCCGAGATCCTGAGCGCGGAGGGCATCGCGTCCGTCCTGCTGGTGACCTCGGCGTTGCACATGCCGCGTGCCTTGGCGACCTTTCGCGCGGTCGGGATCGATGCCGTGCCGGCGCCGACCGATTTCGAGGTGATGCCCGAGCCGGCGCATCTCATCCGGTGGCTCCCGGACGCGGAAGCCTTGTCCGACAGTACGCGCGCCCTGAAGGAGTATGTTGGATGGTGGGTCTACCGGTGGCGCGGCTGGGCCGAGTCTTGA
- a CDS encoding methylthioribulose 1-phosphate dehydratase has translation MVDPEVFKQRAAELIGVGHFCFSRGWLPATSGNLSARLDASRIAITVSGRHKGELDASGIMAMDVEGRILTAGCRPSAETELHLMLYRRDPAIGAVLHTHSVNATVLSRLADDALTLSDYEVLKALPGIETHETRLALPVFANDQDIGRLALEVERALERTPNLPGYLIAGHGLYTWGSNVADARRRIEAFEFLLECETLTRSMTR, from the coding sequence ATGGTCGATCCCGAGGTCTTCAAACAGCGCGCCGCCGAGCTGATCGGCGTCGGGCATTTTTGTTTTTCACGCGGCTGGTTGCCGGCGACCTCCGGCAACCTCTCCGCGCGTCTGGATGCAAGCCGCATCGCCATCACCGTATCGGGGCGTCACAAGGGCGAACTCGACGCGAGCGGGATCATGGCGATGGATGTCGAGGGCCGCATCCTGACCGCCGGCTGCCGCCCGTCCGCGGAGACCGAGCTGCATCTGATGTTGTATCGCCGTGATCCGGCGATCGGTGCCGTGCTGCACACCCATTCGGTCAACGCGACCGTGCTGTCTCGGTTGGCGGATGATGCCTTGACCCTGTCCGACTACGAGGTCTTGAAGGCGTTGCCGGGCATCGAGACGCACGAGACTCGCCTTGCGCTGCCTGTTTTCGCCAACGACCAGGACATCGGGCGTCTCGCGCTCGAGGTGGAGCGGGCGCTGGAGCGCACGCCGAATCTGCCCGGTTACTTGATTGCCGGTCACGGCCTCTATACCTGGGGCAGCAACGTCGCCGACGCGCGTCGGCGGATCGAGGCGTTCGAGTTTCTGCTCGAATGCGAAACCCTCACGAGGAGCATGACCCGATGA
- the rnr gene encoding ribonuclease R: MTRRRNSTAAKEADPHRQREAKKYANPIPSREFILETLTNLGAPAGADEVARELKLTDEQDLIALERRLGAMVRDGQLVRNRNQAFCLVNRRDLIAGRVIGHADGFGFVRPDEGGDDLYLYPKEMRALFHGDRVVVRVAGRDRRGRLEGAVVEILERKTRTVVGRLYKESGVGFVAPDNKRLTHDIIIPSDRISGAEQGQIVVAEITDQPTQRTQPIGRILEVLGDHMAPGMETDIAIRAHDLPIEWPEAVETEIAGLGSEVPEAAKEGRTDLRKIPLVTIDGADARDFDDAVYCERKPKGWKLLVSIADVSSYVVPGTALDTEGYSRGNSVYFPDRVVPMLPEVLSNGLCSLNPQVDRLCMTAELYINAEGKVTRTRFFEGVMRSHARLTYDQVAAMIIDGDADLCEKHADLLPHLHELYALYQTLHQARAERGAIDFDTVETKFVFNEQGRIAAVVPLVRNEAHKIIEECMLAANVAAARLFERKKMPALFRIHDLPNAEKLSDLREFLGQLALKLPGGEKPTAKDYATLLEMVKERPDRGLIQTVLLRSMQQAMYSSDNVGHFGLAYDAYTHFTSPIRRYPDLVVHRIIKHILRGGTAADLDYSKMELQQIGEYCSGTERRADEATRDADDWLKCEFMQGKLGEKFDGIITSVNSFGIFVELDEVHVDGLVHITALDNDFYHFDPIGHRLHGERTGTVYRLGDPLRVQVAAVNLDDRKIDFVLAEPSGKGGKAGQGGKGGQGGPSPRKSKPKPKATPTAQASDQATTPAQTPAPAQAQADKPAEGAKKPRSRNRRKRKPAGTAPTS, translated from the coding sequence GTGACAAGACGCCGAAATTCGACAGCCGCCAAAGAAGCGGACCCCCATCGCCAGCGCGAGGCGAAAAAGTACGCCAACCCCATCCCCAGTCGCGAATTCATCCTCGAAACACTCACCAACCTCGGCGCACCGGCCGGTGCCGACGAGGTCGCCCGCGAGCTCAAACTCACCGACGAGCAGGATCTGATCGCCCTGGAGCGCCGACTCGGTGCCATGGTGCGCGACGGTCAACTGGTGCGGAATCGCAACCAGGCGTTCTGTTTGGTCAACCGGCGCGATCTGATCGCCGGTCGTGTCATCGGACACGCGGACGGTTTCGGTTTCGTGCGCCCGGATGAGGGTGGCGACGACCTCTACCTCTATCCCAAGGAGATGCGCGCGCTGTTTCACGGCGATCGCGTTGTCGTGCGTGTCGCGGGGCGCGATCGACGGGGTCGTCTCGAGGGTGCGGTCGTCGAGATCCTGGAGCGTAAGACCCGCACCGTGGTCGGGCGGCTCTACAAAGAGAGTGGTGTCGGCTTCGTCGCGCCGGACAACAAGCGCCTGACCCATGACATCATCATCCCGAGCGACCGGATCTCGGGGGCGGAGCAGGGTCAGATCGTCGTCGCCGAGATCACGGATCAGCCGACCCAGCGCACCCAGCCGATCGGCCGGATCCTGGAGGTCCTCGGCGACCACATGGCGCCTGGGATGGAGACGGACATCGCGATCCGCGCCCATGATCTGCCGATCGAGTGGCCGGAGGCCGTCGAGACCGAGATCGCCGGGCTCGGCAGCGAGGTCCCGGAGGCGGCGAAGGAGGGCCGGACCGATCTGCGCAAGATTCCCTTGGTCACGATCGACGGGGCCGATGCACGCGACTTCGACGACGCCGTCTATTGCGAGCGCAAGCCCAAGGGCTGGAAGCTGCTGGTCAGCATCGCCGACGTCTCGAGCTATGTGGTGCCTGGTACGGCATTGGACACCGAGGGCTATTCGCGCGGCAACTCGGTTTACTTCCCGGACCGGGTCGTCCCGATGCTGCCGGAGGTGCTCTCCAACGGACTCTGCTCGCTCAACCCGCAGGTCGATCGGCTCTGCATGACCGCCGAGCTTTACATCAACGCGGAAGGCAAGGTCACGCGGACCCGCTTCTTCGAGGGCGTCATGCGCTCGCATGCGCGGCTGACCTACGATCAGGTCGCCGCCATGATCATCGACGGCGATGCCGATCTGTGCGAGAAGCACGCGGACCTGCTGCCGCACCTGCACGAGCTCTACGCCCTTTACCAGACACTGCACCAGGCGCGTGCCGAGCGCGGTGCCATCGACTTCGACACCGTCGAGACCAAGTTCGTCTTCAACGAGCAGGGTCGCATCGCCGCCGTGGTGCCCCTGGTGCGCAACGAGGCGCACAAGATCATCGAAGAATGCATGCTGGCCGCGAACGTGGCTGCGGCGCGTCTCTTCGAGCGCAAGAAGATGCCCGCACTCTTCCGCATCCATGACCTGCCGAACGCCGAGAAGTTGAGTGATCTGCGCGAGTTCCTGGGGCAGCTGGCGCTCAAGCTCCCGGGCGGCGAGAAACCGACCGCCAAGGACTATGCCACGCTGCTCGAGATGGTCAAGGAACGCCCGGATCGTGGATTGATCCAGACCGTCTTGCTGCGCTCCATGCAGCAGGCGATGTACAGCTCCGACAACGTCGGCCACTTCGGCTTGGCCTACGATGCTTACACCCATTTTACCTCGCCCATCCGTCGCTATCCGGATCTGGTCGTCCATCGGATCATCAAGCACATCCTGCGCGGCGGGACCGCTGCCGACCTGGACTACTCCAAGATGGAACTCCAGCAGATCGGCGAATACTGCTCGGGCACCGAGCGGCGCGCCGACGAGGCGACCCGCGACGCCGACGACTGGCTCAAGTGCGAGTTCATGCAGGGCAAGCTCGGCGAGAAATTCGACGGCATCATCACCAGTGTCAACTCCTTCGGTATCTTCGTCGAACTCGACGAGGTTCACGTCGATGGCCTGGTGCACATCACCGCGCTCGACAACGACTTCTACCATTTCGACCCCATCGGTCATCGTCTGCACGGCGAGCGCACCGGCACTGTCTACCGTCTCGGCGATCCGCTGCGGGTGCAGGTTGCGGCCGTGAATCTCGACGATCGCAAGATCGACTTCGTGCTGGCCGAGCCGAGCGGGAAGGGTGGCAAAGCCGGACAAGGCGGGAAGGGCGGACAAGGCGGACCGAGTCCGCGCAAGTCCAAGCCAAAGCCGAAGGCCACGCCGACCGCTCAGGCGTCGGATCAGGCCACGACTCCGGCGCAGACTCCGGCGCCGGCCCAAGCCCAGGCGGACAAGCCTGCCGAGGGCGCCAAGAAGCCCCGCTCGCGCAACCGACGCAAGCGCAAACCGGCCGGTACGGCGCCGACCTCCTGA
- the rlmB gene encoding 23S rRNA (guanosine(2251)-2'-O)-methyltransferase RlmB yields MKASRRPVASRDEVRHPTAGLHPVGGIHSARAAIKFGSEGVGELWLDRSRRDRRLSELADLASQAGVKVRQVERDELERAAEGTNHQGALAWVRVPAARSEQDLDGLLERIEGPPFLLLLDEVQDPHNLGACLRTAEGAGVHAVIAPKDNAVGLTPVVCKVASGAAETLPYVQVTNLARTMGYLKERGIWLTGTSGDADTELYAADLTGPLGLVMGSEGTGLRRLTREHCDRLVRLPMCGTVESLNVSVAAGVCLYEALRQRR; encoded by the coding sequence GTGAAGGCATCGAGACGCCCTGTCGCGAGCCGTGACGAGGTGCGGCACCCCACGGCGGGGCTGCACCCGGTCGGCGGAATTCACAGCGCGCGCGCCGCGATCAAGTTCGGGAGCGAAGGGGTCGGTGAGCTTTGGCTCGACCGCAGCCGGCGCGACCGACGCTTATCGGAGCTGGCCGATCTTGCGAGCCAGGCGGGCGTGAAGGTCCGCCAGGTCGAGCGCGACGAGCTCGAGCGTGCCGCCGAAGGCACCAATCACCAGGGCGCATTGGCTTGGGTGCGGGTCCCCGCGGCACGCTCCGAGCAGGATCTCGATGGGCTCTTGGAGCGGATCGAAGGCCCGCCCTTCCTGCTCCTACTCGACGAGGTGCAGGATCCGCACAATCTCGGGGCCTGTTTGCGGACCGCGGAGGGTGCCGGCGTCCATGCCGTGATTGCCCCCAAGGACAACGCGGTGGGCCTAACCCCGGTCGTCTGCAAGGTCGCCAGCGGCGCCGCCGAGACCTTGCCCTATGTCCAGGTCACCAACCTGGCCCGGACCATGGGCTACCTCAAGGAGCGAGGAATCTGGCTCACCGGAACGAGCGGCGATGCCGACACCGAGCTCTATGCCGCCGATCTCACCGGGCCGCTCGGCCTGGTCATGGGCAGCGAGGGTACCGGCCTGCGCCGCCTCACGCGCGAGCATTGCGACCGCCTGGTCCGTCTGCCCATGTGCGGGACGGTCGAGAGTCTCAACGTCTCGGTCGCCGCGGGTGTTTGTCTTTACGAGGCGCTGCGTCAGCGTCGGTGA
- a CDS encoding DegQ family serine endoprotease: MKRHILIVMSLAVAVLATPAQALDEGVESLRETGKAFASVGRAVSPSVVFIRVEGQRATTAQAPLSTPFGEELPFGDEFFRRFFGDRFPGLPRGQAPQAPRSEPRTMGQGSGFVFAAQTGLLADKTYIMTNNHVVEGAERIRVTFQDGREFDAEVTGRDPQSDVAVIEIATGGLPALAMADSAKLEVGEWVVAIGNPFGLSHTLTVGVVSATGRTSLGINDYEDFIQTDAAINPGNSGGPLVNLDGAVVGMNTAIFSRSGGYMGVGFAIPINLANAIANQLIEQGEVTRGFLGIVIQPLTADLAESFGMQQGEGILIAQVTEDSPAGKAGLRQGDVIVAYRGEPVTDVGNFRNRVALTPPGSSQELTIVREGQRQTLGVTIGTLNAEALASSAPTQTSAELGLTLQTLTPQLAEQFGGQPGEGVLVTEVKPGSIAAAAGIEPGTLILQVNREWVKSVADFQQAVKAGRETGRVLLLVRKDDMQRFVVLSW; encoded by the coding sequence ATGAAAAGGCATATTTTGATTGTGATGAGCCTGGCGGTCGCGGTGCTCGCCACCCCCGCGCAGGCGTTGGACGAAGGTGTCGAAAGCCTGCGCGAGACCGGCAAGGCGTTCGCGTCGGTCGGGCGTGCGGTGTCCCCGTCCGTGGTCTTTATTCGCGTCGAAGGCCAGCGTGCGACGACCGCACAAGCCCCCCTCTCGACACCCTTCGGCGAGGAGCTGCCCTTCGGCGACGAGTTCTTCAGACGCTTCTTCGGCGATCGCTTTCCGGGCCTCCCGCGTGGCCAAGCGCCCCAGGCACCGCGCAGCGAGCCGCGCACTATGGGGCAAGGCTCGGGCTTCGTGTTTGCCGCGCAGACGGGTCTGCTCGCCGACAAGACCTACATCATGACCAACAACCACGTCGTCGAGGGCGCCGAGCGGATCCGCGTCACCTTTCAGGACGGACGTGAGTTCGATGCCGAGGTGACCGGCCGCGACCCTCAGTCCGACGTGGCCGTCATCGAGATCGCGACCGGCGGCCTGCCGGCCCTCGCCATGGCCGACTCGGCGAAGCTCGAGGTCGGCGAGTGGGTGGTCGCGATCGGCAATCCCTTCGGGCTGAGTCATACCCTGACGGTCGGCGTGGTCAGTGCCACCGGGCGCACCAGTCTGGGCATCAACGACTACGAGGACTTTATCCAGACCGACGCCGCCATCAATCCGGGGAACTCGGGCGGACCGCTCGTCAATCTCGACGGTGCCGTCGTGGGCATGAACACCGCCATCTTCAGTCGCAGCGGCGGCTACATGGGCGTGGGCTTCGCCATCCCGATCAACCTCGCCAACGCCATCGCCAATCAGTTGATCGAGCAAGGCGAGGTGACGCGCGGCTTCCTCGGGATCGTGATCCAGCCGCTGACCGCGGATCTGGCCGAATCCTTCGGGATGCAGCAGGGCGAGGGGATTCTGATCGCTCAGGTCACGGAAGACAGTCCCGCCGGGAAGGCCGGCCTGCGCCAGGGTGACGTCATCGTTGCCTATCGCGGGGAGCCCGTGACCGATGTCGGCAACTTCCGTAACCGGGTCGCACTGACCCCGCCGGGGAGCAGCCAGGAGCTCACCATCGTGCGCGAGGGGCAGCGCCAAACCCTCGGCGTCACCATCGGGACGCTGAACGCCGAGGCGCTGGCATCCTCCGCGCCGACCCAAACCAGCGCGGAGCTGGGGCTCACCCTCCAGACCCTGACGCCGCAGCTTGCCGAGCAGTTCGGCGGTCAGCCCGGCGAGGGTGTTCTGGTCACCGAGGTCAAACCAGGATCGATCGCCGCCGCGGCCGGCATCGAGCCGGGCACGCTGATCCTGCAGGTCAATCGCGAGTGGGTGAAGAGCGTCGCGGACTTTCAGCAAGCCGTGAAGGCCGGTCGCGAGACCGGGCGCGTCCTGTTGCTGGTCCGTAAGGACGATATGCAGCGATTCGTGGTTCTGAGCTGGTAG
- the mtnC gene encoding acireductone synthase has protein sequence MVKAILTDIEGTTSSLSFVKDVLFPYAAEHLPDFVRAHREDPQVAALLEDAHAVAGGAMDEDALIAAMLDWIATDRKITPLKALQGLIWEEGYARGDFLGHIYADAARRLRDWHGAGLRLYVYSSGSVHAQKLLFGHTEYGDLTPLFSGFFDTRIGGKRERESYCAIASEIGLPPGEMLFLSDIREELDAAHDAGMATIALRREGVTGPFGEHPVVDDFDGIRPNED, from the coding sequence ATGGTCAAGGCGATCCTCACCGACATCGAGGGCACCACCTCGAGCCTCTCGTTCGTCAAGGACGTGCTCTTTCCTTACGCCGCGGAGCATCTGCCCGACTTCGTGAGGGCGCATCGCGAGGATCCGCAAGTGGCGGCGCTGCTCGAGGATGCGCATGCCGTCGCGGGCGGAGCGATGGACGAGGACGCGTTGATCGCCGCGATGCTCGACTGGATCGCGACCGACCGCAAGATCACGCCGCTCAAGGCGTTGCAGGGTCTCATCTGGGAGGAGGGTTACGCACGCGGCGACTTCCTGGGCCACATCTACGCGGATGCGGCCCGCCGCCTGCGCGATTGGCACGGCGCCGGTCTGAGGCTCTATGTCTATTCCTCCGGCTCGGTGCATGCCCAGAAGCTGCTGTTCGGACACACCGAGTACGGCGACCTCACGCCGCTCTTCTCCGGCTTCTTCGATACCCGCATCGGCGGAAAACGCGAGCGTGAATCCTACTGCGCCATCGCCTCCGAGATCGGTCTGCCGCCCGGAGAGATGCTCTTCCTCTCGGACATCCGAGAAGAGCTTGATGCCGCGCACGATGCCGGGATGGCGACGATCGCCTTGCGCCGCGAAGGCGTCACCGGCCCTTTCGGCGAGCACCCGGTCGTCGATGATTTCGATGGGATTCGGCCGAACGAGGATTGA
- a CDS encoding N-6 DNA methylase: MSPKGGIKPHERFSVKSKRSEVLFLDYFLEHLTPAGRAGVIVPEGIHFVAHAGHVQLRRLLVEGGYLLADITLPRGVFKPYASVKTHILIIDRLLARRSDSVLFIEIENDGFTQTDTRERVPGSQLNTAQRIISDFKYAVENGTIWAEQTNRPRSFTVSKKSLLSRRTVHLIGRWPDLPNRVIHREDIPLWRLGDVCEILEGQSPNMATTPGAFVLGVPAEERKSAAHWDFEGKAVCVPLVSSSGQGKADIKRIHYQEGKFALASTMCAIFVKDEDRIRPRFLHLFLSAVIEELIVPLMFGATNVTMDSSQLADVLIPIPEPAIQDEIIESHLIFTKATDLAEIAASPRQATRDNCVIDLSERIVRDVNELIAATATHATIANLLPGSDV; the protein is encoded by the coding sequence CTTTCTGGAGCATCTAACACCTGCTGGCAGGGCTGGTGTCATCGTACCCGAAGGCATTCACTTTGTAGCTCACGCCGGGCACGTGCAATTGAGGCGTCTTTTAGTCGAAGGAGGATATTTATTGGCAGACATCACGCTCCCACGTGGTGTATTCAAGCCTTATGCTAGTGTGAAGACGCATATTCTCATTATCGATCGCCTGCTTGCCAGACGCTCCGATTCCGTCCTCTTCATTGAGATTGAGAATGACGGATTTACGCAAACCGATACGCGAGAGCGAGTTCCGGGATCGCAGCTTAATACTGCTCAACGGATCATATCCGACTTCAAGTACGCGGTCGAGAACGGGACGATATGGGCTGAGCAAACAAATAGGCCAAGATCATTCACGGTGTCGAAGAAGTCTCTCCTTTCTAGACGCACAGTACATTTAATCGGACGTTGGCCCGACCTACCGAATCGGGTTATTCACCGGGAGGACATCCCGCTCTGGCGATTGGGTGACGTATGTGAAATCCTGGAAGGTCAGTCTCCCAACATGGCCACAACCCCTGGCGCGTTTGTGTTAGGCGTACCAGCAGAAGAGCGGAAATCAGCAGCTCACTGGGATTTTGAAGGTAAGGCGGTTTGTGTCCCTCTTGTATCTTCATCAGGGCAAGGAAAGGCCGACATTAAGCGGATCCACTACCAAGAAGGAAAGTTCGCGCTCGCAAGTACAATGTGTGCCATCTTTGTTAAAGATGAAGATAGAATCCGACCCCGGTTTCTTCACCTCTTCTTGAGCGCCGTAATCGAGGAGTTGATCGTACCGCTAATGTTCGGCGCTACGAATGTGACTATGGACAGCTCTCAGCTTGCTGACGTGCTTATACCAATTCCAGAACCGGCAATACAGGATGAGATCATTGAATCGCACCTTATCTTTACCAAAGCTACCGATTTAGCTGAGATAGCTGCGTCGCCGCGCCAAGCGACTCGCGACAACTGTGTTATTGATTTGAGTGAGCGCATAGTTCGCGACGTTAATGAATTGATTGCCGCGACGGCAACCCACGCTACCATCGCGAATCTATTGCCTGGATCCGACGTCTAG
- a CDS encoding 1,2-dihydroxy-3-keto-5-methylthiopentene dioxygenase — translation MSELRVHAEDQPVPEAVFTDFADIRRELGALGVNFERWQADRVLAADATPEDVIAAYRSDIDRLMTDYGFGAVDVLRMTPDHPDREALRAKFLNEHTHTEFEVRFFVEGSGLFYLHTNGRVYAVICEQGDLISVPDGTTHWFDMGPRPHFTAIRLFTNPEGWVANFTGSDIASRFPRFE, via the coding sequence ATGAGCGAGCTGCGCGTTCACGCCGAAGACCAACCTGTACCCGAGGCGGTCTTCACCGATTTTGCCGACATCCGGCGCGAACTCGGCGCCCTCGGGGTCAATTTCGAGCGTTGGCAGGCGGACCGCGTCCTGGCGGCGGATGCAACGCCGGAGGACGTCATCGCCGCCTATCGCAGCGACATCGACCGTCTGATGACCGACTACGGCTTCGGCGCGGTCGACGTGCTGCGCATGACGCCGGACCATCCCGACCGTGAGGCCCTTCGCGCGAAGTTCCTCAACGAGCACACCCACACCGAGTTCGAGGTGCGCTTCTTCGTCGAGGGCAGCGGTCTGTTCTATCTGCACACCAACGGCCGGGTCTACGCCGTGATCTGCGAGCAGGGCGATCTCATCAGCGTCCCCGACGGCACGACCCACTGGTTCGACATGGGTCCGCGTCCGCACTTCACCGCGATCCGCCTCTTCACCAACCCCGAGGGCTGGGTCGCCAACTTCACCGGCAGCGACATCGCGTCGCGCTTTCCCCGCTTCGAGTAA
- a CDS encoding DUF4282 domain-containing protein yields MTDFLTFETMISRHALLVFYYLGAVVMPVAAWLMALYLMRRFEPVGDAYRAGMGLLTATVRLRWRVLGILLFVAAFLFMELMWRIMFEYLIAFMQMRDALTAPSAVCDVFGWDRPRQT; encoded by the coding sequence ATGACCGACTTCCTCACCTTCGAAACCATGATCAGCCGCCATGCGCTGCTGGTGTTCTACTATCTGGGCGCCGTCGTCATGCCCGTCGCGGCCTGGCTCATGGCGCTGTACCTGATGCGCCGCTTTGAGCCGGTAGGCGATGCTTATCGCGCCGGGATGGGTCTTCTGACCGCGACGGTGCGACTGCGTTGGCGCGTGCTCGGAATCCTGCTGTTCGTCGCCGCGTTTCTCTTCATGGAGCTGATGTGGCGCATCATGTTCGAGTATCTGATCGCCTTTATGCAGATGCGAGACGCCTTAACCGCGCCCAGCGCGGTATGTGATGTTTTTGGATGGGATCGGCCCCGGCAGACTTGA
- a CDS encoding DUF4435 domain-containing protein yields the protein MTIRSRRDRIRQELIGSQPKQAFLVEGADDKEAFRILLERFAPGWEQRWAIAAVGNKRQLLELLMLEPEWIGLVDRDEWDQAAIDARVAEQPNLLVLPRFCLENFLIHPSELWQAIPPTRQAAVAGGERAFCAEMETHLPDYRRHAALWKVVTPLWSGLRALGFKEALASEESLVTAQNDAEIQRVLGKWDALLDPARIFAQFQSQCGAAEAASTDDQYSHWVHGKHYWKKVVNPAMNRILGQMDEGERRKKILRKLQPPADLQTILERFS from the coding sequence GTGACGATTCGGTCCAGGCGAGACCGTATCCGGCAGGAGTTGATCGGGAGTCAGCCCAAGCAGGCGTTTCTGGTCGAGGGGGCGGACGACAAGGAGGCGTTTCGTATCCTGCTGGAGCGTTTCGCGCCCGGATGGGAGCAGCGGTGGGCGATTGCCGCGGTCGGCAATAAGCGTCAACTCCTGGAGCTTCTCATGCTGGAGCCCGAATGGATTGGACTCGTGGACCGCGACGAATGGGATCAGGCTGCCATCGACGCCCGCGTTGCTGAACAGCCAAACCTGTTGGTGCTACCTCGTTTCTGCTTGGAAAACTTCCTGATCCACCCATCCGAGCTCTGGCAAGCGATCCCGCCCACGCGTCAAGCGGCGGTCGCCGGCGGCGAGAGGGCCTTCTGCGCCGAAATGGAAACGCACCTGCCCGACTATCGGCGCCACGCTGCACTCTGGAAGGTTGTCACACCCCTTTGGTCTGGCCTGCGCGCATTGGGATTCAAAGAGGCGCTGGCCTCGGAGGAGAGTCTGGTGACTGCCCAGAACGATGCAGAGATTCAGCGCGTCTTGGGCAAGTGGGACGCGCTGCTCGATCCCGCACGAATCTTCGCCCAGTTTCAGAGCCAATGTGGCGCCGCGGAAGCTGCAAGCACCGACGACCAGTATTCGCATTGGGTTCACGGGAAGCACTACTGGAAAAAGGTCGTCAATCCTGCGATGAACCGAATACTCGGCCAAATGGACGAGGGCGAACGGCGCAAGAAAATCCTCCGTAAGCTACAGCCACCGGCGGACCTACAAACTATCCTTGAACGCTTCTCGTAG
- a CDS encoding AAA family ATPase: MKIRAIHVFEAGPLGSRVFDFKDDWSGEIATNILFSGPNGCGKSSALRAVAMLWGAFGHWLQHRKPLPKSSAEREWLQGWGGVALFLEDLPFDGPSMALLFGRQEFVEALEQQYPECSFVGEWVARTGRPGAPARKMLWPKDASWLDRWTESRQTMLVSADKSDSPNMIFLDAEERRWVPPRRGVGEIRQEDPQQRWLTSYRVSEQWEGQLEASLLAMKSAALHRFHDLIRDMNAFLSGKEILTEVKLGENRLRVKLKNGTGTTHSLDDLSAGEHQVLIQLYLVNRWMETGGVVLIDEPDLYLHPSLVSGFLARLERMVADRGGQLIITSHVPEVWSRYDALGKRILLEAAP; encoded by the coding sequence ATGAAAATCCGCGCGATCCATGTCTTCGAGGCCGGCCCTCTCGGCTCCCGGGTCTTCGATTTCAAAGATGACTGGTCCGGCGAGATTGCCACCAACATCCTCTTCAGCGGACCGAACGGCTGCGGCAAGTCGTCGGCGCTGCGGGCTGTGGCCATGCTCTGGGGCGCCTTTGGCCATTGGCTGCAACACCGCAAGCCCCTACCCAAAAGCAGCGCGGAACGGGAGTGGCTCCAGGGCTGGGGCGGTGTGGCCCTGTTCCTGGAGGATCTGCCCTTCGACGGACCCTCGATGGCGCTCTTGTTCGGTCGACAGGAGTTTGTCGAAGCGCTGGAACAGCAGTATCCCGAATGTTCATTCGTGGGTGAGTGGGTGGCTCGAACCGGCAGACCCGGCGCCCCGGCACGCAAGATGCTCTGGCCCAAGGACGCGAGCTGGCTCGATCGGTGGACCGAGTCACGGCAGACGATGCTGGTGTCCGCGGACAAGAGCGATTCCCCCAACATGATCTTTCTGGATGCTGAGGAGCGCCGATGGGTTCCCCCGCGGCGCGGTGTGGGTGAGATCCGGCAGGAGGATCCGCAGCAGCGCTGGCTAACCAGCTATCGTGTCTCGGAGCAATGGGAGGGCCAGCTGGAAGCCTCGCTGCTCGCCATGAAGTCGGCGGCGCTGCACCGCTTTCATGACTTGATCCGCGACATGAACGCCTTTCTGAGCGGCAAAGAGATCCTGACCGAGGTAAAACTCGGAGAGAATCGGCTACGGGTAAAGCTCAAGAACGGAACCGGCACGACGCACAGCCTCGACGACCTTAGTGCGGGCGAACATCAGGTCTTGATCCAGCTCTACCTCGTGAACCGATGGATGGAGACGGGTGGCGTCGTGCTGATCGACGAGCCGGATCTCTATCTGCACCCCTCATTGGTCTCGGGTTTTCTCGCCCGTTTGGAGAGGATGGTCGCCGACCGAGGCGGCCAGCTCATCATCACTTCGCATGTGCCCGAGGTCTGGAGCCGTTACGACGCACTTGGAAAACGGATCTTGCTGGAGGCGGCTCCGTGA